AGCCACGCTTCCCCAAAAACGGCTATCGTTTGAGTGATCGCGGTTGTCACCTATCATAAAGTACTCATCTTTTGGCACTTTGACGTAAAATGCGTTAAAGTTAAAATTTGGATTTTGCGGCAATGAGCTAATGGTTACTGGCTTCATAAAAACACTATCTTTGTTTGTATTTAGCATGAAAATCATCTGCTCAAATAAATTTACATTTTCGTCATAGTGGATGCCGCTAAATCTATATGGCTCTTTTATGAAAAGCTTGCCATCAAGCTCGGCTATATCGCTACATGAGTAGCCAAATTTACTCTCTTTACCGTTTAAATTTTCACGGCAGTTTGCCTTTATGAAGCTATCTCCCTCTTTTGGGCGTAGATAGAGGGCTTTTTCAGTAAAGACGATCTCGTCCTCGCTTGTGGCAAAGCAGCGTTTTACAAAGTGGGTCTTTTCATCTTTTGGATAACGAAAGACGACTATATCGCCTCTTGCCGGACCATCGCCTGTAATAAGATGCCCATTGTTATTTAGCTCGGGTAAAATTTTTACCTCAAGCCATGGAATTCTTGGTGTTGGTATACCATAAACGAATTTTTTGGCGAATAAAAAATCACCAACCAAAAGCGTATTTTTCATCGAGCCAGACGGGATAACAAAGGCTTGAGCTATGAAAAATATAACAAAAAGCACGATGATGACCGTGCCAGTCCAGCTCGAGCAAAAGTCATAAAATTTAGTAAAAAATTTTTTCATTATTAGGCTCTTTTGTGGCTAGCTATCTTAGCTTGGGCTGCAAGGATTGTGTTATTTAAAAGCATTGCAATCGTCATCGGACCCACGCCACCAGGAACTGGCGTGATGTATGAGCACTTTGGTGCGACTTCATCAAAATCCACATCTCCTACAAGTCTACCATCATCAAGCCTATTTATGCCTACATCAACGACTACTGCGCCATCTTTTACCATATCAGCCTTTAAGAAAAATGGCTTGCCAATGGCTGCGACGATTAGGTCAGCATTTTTGCAAATTTCTTTTAAATTTTTAGTCTTGCTGTGAGTCACGGTAACGGTTGCTGACGCGTTTAGAAGTAAATTTGCCATAGGTTTGCCAACGATATTACTTCTGCCTATAACAACCGCGTTTAGTCCAGCTACATCAATGCCATACTCTTTTAAAATTTCCATCACGCCAAGCGGTGTGCAAGGCACAAAACCATCAAGGCCGCTGACAAGTTTGCCAACATTTACAGCGTGAAAGCCATCTACGTCTTTTGCTGGATCGATCGTTGCTAAAACGGTGTTTGTATCTATATGTTTTGGAAGTGGCAACTGCACTAAAATTCCATGGATGCTATCGTCTAAATTTAGCACATTTATAAGCGCTAGAAGCTCTGCTTGGGTTGTATTTTCGCTTAGACGGTGAGCTACGCTTTTTATGCCGTATTCGTTGCAGGCTTTTTCTTTGGCTCTAACGTATGTTTGAGATGCTTTATCTTCGCCTACTAAGATAACAGCTAGGGTTGGCTCTACACCAAATTTTTTTAGTTCTTCAGCTCTTACTTTTACGCTTTCTTTGACCTTTAAAGATACGGCTTTGCCGTCTAAAATTTTCATACTGGATCCTTATTTAAAAGCTTTTTTAATCACAAGGGTGGTATCATACCTAAAATTAAATTAAAATTTTTAAAGAGAGGTTTATGCGGTCTGTTTTTTTGTTTTTGCTTTTTTGTGTGGTGATTTTTGGTGCTGATTTTATCACAAAGACCGAATACGCCAAGATGCTCTACCTAAATCCACGTGGCATAGGATGTGACAAATGTCACGGCACAAAGGGTGAGGGCAGTCTAATCTCTAAATACAAACACTTTGACAAAAAGGCAAACAAAACGGTTGACGATGAGCTTAGAGCACCAAAGATAAATGATATAGAATTTGAAAGCTTTAAAGCAGCTCTAACTAAGCCAAAAGGCGTCATGCCAAGCTATTTTTTGACAGACGAGGAGACAACGATTCTTTATGAGTACATTACAAATAAGATAAATACTCCTTCAAAAGCAGCAAAAGCGCAAAATTTGGGCAAGTCAGTTTCCACTGATACGACGCAAAAACAGCCAGAGCAATCTACTAAAGCCGCTCCTTCTATAAAGGCTACAGAGCCAGCTAAAACTACCACAGCTAAGCCAGCTGAGTCAGCAAAAACTGCTACTACGCAAGCACCAAAGTCGCCAGTAAAACCAGTAACAAATCAAAAAGATAATCAAAAGACAAATTTAAAAACACAAAATCAAAAGGATAAAAAATGACAAATAAAGAGGCATTTAGCGAAGCCAAAAAATATATCCCAGGTGGCGTAAATTCGCCAGTACGTGCATTTGGAAGCGTTGGCGGTGAGCCTGTGATGATCGATCACGCAAAGGGAGCTTATCTATACGATGTCGAGGGTAAAAAATATCTTGACTTTATCCAAAGCTGGGGACCACTCATCTTTGGTCACTGCGACAAAGATATCGAAGAGGCGATCATCTCTGCTGTAAAACAAGGCGTATCTTACGGCGCGCCGTCACCAAAAGAGACCGCTCTAGCAAAGCTAATATGTGACGAGTTTAAGCAAATAGATAAAATTCGCTTCGTAAGCTCTGGCACAGAGGCCACTATGAGCGCTATCAGAGTGGCTAGAGGATATGCTAAAAAAGATGGACTAATAAAATTTGAAGGCTGCTACCACGGACACAGCGATGCACTTCTTATCAAAGCAGGAAGTGGCGCTACGACATACGGCAACGCTTCAAGCAGCGGCGTGCCACAAGATGTTGTGAAAAACACTTATCTAGCAGTTTATAACGATATAGAAAGCGTAAAAGCCATCTTTGAAAACAATAAAGACAAGATAGGCGTCGTCATAATCGAGCCTATCGCTGGAAATATGGGGCTTGTGCCAGCTGATAAGAAATTTTTAGAGGAGCTTAGAGCACTTTGCGATAAATTTGGAGCTGTGCTTATCCTTGATGAGGTTATGAGTGGCTTTAGAGCTTCTCGGTTTGGATCATATCCATTTCACGAAGTGGACGCTGATCTCATTACATTTGGCAAGGTTATAGGCGGAGGTATGAACGTCGCTGCATTTGGTGGCAAGGCTGAGATAATGGACTGCTTAAGCCCAGAGGGCGCTGTCTATCAAGCAGGCACGCTAAGTGGCAACCCAGTAGCGATGAGTGCTGGTATAGCGGCTATTTCTAAGATAAATAGCGATACAAATTTATATTCTAGACTTGAAAAACTAGCTAAAAAACTAATGGACGGCTTTAAAGAGGCTGCAAAGAGTGCTGGCATTACTATCCAAACTGATGTTCGTGGCTCTATGTTTGGCTACTTTTTTACAGATCACGCCGTAAAAAACTACGACGATGCGTTAAAGAGCGATACAAAGCTATTTGCTAAATTTCACCAAACGATGCTTAAGCGTGGAATTTATCTTGCACCTAGCCAGTTTGAGACTGGATTTGTCTGCGATGCGATGAGTGAAGCGGATATCGATCTAGCGGTAAGCGCAGCTAAAGAGGCGTTTTTGGAGATAAAAGCCTAATGGCAAAATTTAAGATAAAAGATATCGTAGCGGGTGCTGAGCAGCTAAGCCTTGGAGTTTCAATCGTAGTTGCGATCTTGCTTGGCACCGGACTTGGGTATTTTGTAAAAAAGGCTACAAATTTTACGCCAGCTCTTTGGATAGGCTTTGCTATTGGCATCGCAGCTGCCATTTTAAATGTCTATAAAGCTTACAAAGCACAGGTTAAAAGCCTAGATGAGCTAAAGGATGAGACTAGATATAAGGGCTATAAAAAAGACGATGATGACGAGGACGATTAGCAGGATTTTTATTTGCTACTTTGCGCTTTGGCTAGCCCTTAGCGTGGTTGGCAAATTTATATCAAATCAATTTTTTATAAGCTCGCAAATTTCATTTTTTGCCTCGCTTATCATCCTAACGGCCAGCTTTTATGCCTATAAAAACCGCATAAACTCAAGGCTAGAAAATGCAAGAGATGAAATTTTAGCCAAGATAGAAGAAGAGGACGAAGAGTATGATGAAAATTTGCCCCAGAAGGAGGCAAAAGAGTTTAGCCTAAAGGATGAGAAAGCAAGGCTAAAAAAGCAGAGATTTTCATTTAAAGATAAAAGTTTCGCAGCAGCCTTTATGCCTTACCGCTTGGTGGCTTATGCGATACTTTTTTTTGGATTCATTTTTTTAAAAAATGAAAATTTACTAAATGTGTCTGGTTTTTTAGTGGGGCTTGCTCCGATGCCTATTGGTGCATTTATTTTTGGACTTATGGAGAATAAATTTAATACCGCAAAGGATACTGATGGCAAGTAGCTTTAGGATCATCCGCTCGATGGGACCGCTATTTTTGGGCATGAGTTTGCTTTTTATCGGAAATGGCCTAGTCATCGCATCTTGCAGCGCACTTCTTAAACAAAATGGAGTGGGCGAGCTAGAGATTGGATTAATCAATACAGGCTTTTTTGTGGGTGCGTTAATTAGCACTATTACAGCTCATAGAGTCATCTCAACTACTGGCCACATTAGAGCATTTGCCATCTTTTCAGCCATTTTTGCAGTCTCAGCTATGCTTCATGCGGTAAATCAAAATTTAGTATTCTGGGCGATCTTGCGTGCATTTTTGGGATATTGCTACTACGCGCTTTTGATGGTTATAGAAAGCTGGCTAAATGCAAAAATTCCAAACAAAATAAGATCTCGTGTGATAGCCTTTTACGAAGGCGTTTTTTACACGAGTTTTGGACTTGGCATTTTGATCTTGGCGCTTAATCTTAATACCTTTGAAATTTTCATAATAAGTGCAGCTTTTATCATGCTCTCAAGCATTCCATTAAATTTGATCCGTATAAATCAGCCTCAAATCCCAGAGCGTCAGCCCATAAATATCCCAAAAATTTTTGGCATAGTTCCGCTCGCTCTTGTTGGCGCACTCATTGCGGGCTTAGCAATAAATGGCTTTTTTTCGATGGCAAGCCTTTTTGTTTTGCTTCAAGGATACGGCACAAAAGAGGCGTCATTTTTTATGACGGTTGCGATGATCGGAGGCTTTTTAGCTCAAGTTTTTATCGGTAGTTTTTCTGACAGATATGGCAGAAGGCCAGCTATTTTGCTTTGTAGCAGTGTGGCTTTAATAAGTGTGGTTTTGTTTTTGCTAAATGGCAAAAATTTAATGGTTGAATATCTGCTTTCATTCTTTTTTGGAGCTGGAATTTTTTGCACCTACGGACTTTCTTTGGCTAGAGCAAATGATGAGATCACAGACAAGACAAAGAGCGTGCAAGTCGCACGTGCTTTGTTATTTAGTTACTCTTTGGCTTCGCTTTTCTCGCCGCTTCTTATGAGCTATGCGATGAAAATTTTTGGAGCATTTGGCTTTATCTATGTTTATTTGGTGCTTTTTGCTGGACTTATTTTATTTGCACTAACACAAAAGACAATACCACAGCACATGAGAAAAGAGTATAACGATAGGCTCGTTGCAAGGACGGCTGGCATAGCTACTATTGAGCAAAATGGAAATTTTGCCGATAGAAAAAACAAAAAGTAAAAAATGAACGTAGCAAATTCTTTGAATATATCAAACACTTCAGTTCAAACCGGGCAAAATACTACTCAAAATGTGCCAGTTCGTAAAAATGAAAGCTCGCTTTTTAAAAATCAGCCAAGCGTACAAACGCCTAGTGAGCAGAGCGTTTTAGAGACACTTGATAATGTTGGAAAACTCGTTGCAAGAGTGCTTGATGATCTAAAAAGTGCTTCAAGTCTTAGCAAGGCTGAACAAATTTTATCTCAGGCAAAAGATACGAAAATCGC
Above is a genomic segment from Campylobacter concisus containing:
- the lepB gene encoding signal peptidase I, which encodes MKKFFTKFYDFCSSWTGTVIIVLFVIFFIAQAFVIPSGSMKNTLLVGDFLFAKKFVYGIPTPRIPWLEVKILPELNNNGHLITGDGPARGDIVVFRYPKDEKTHFVKRCFATSEDEIVFTEKALYLRPKEGDSFIKANCRENLNGKESKFGYSCSDIAELDGKLFIKEPYRFSGIHYDENVNLFEQMIFMLNTNKDSVFMKPVTISSLPQNPNFNFNAFYVKVPKDEYFMIGDNRDHSNDSRFWGSVAYKDIVGEPWFIYFSWDSNYNVRWERIGRFVDTIENDEFFTKQALKEGEVDGLH
- the folD gene encoding bifunctional methylenetetrahydrofolate dehydrogenase/methenyltetrahydrofolate cyclohydrolase FolD; translated protein: MKILDGKAVSLKVKESVKVRAEELKKFGVEPTLAVILVGEDKASQTYVRAKEKACNEYGIKSVAHRLSENTTQAELLALINVLNLDDSIHGILVQLPLPKHIDTNTVLATIDPAKDVDGFHAVNVGKLVSGLDGFVPCTPLGVMEILKEYGIDVAGLNAVVIGRSNIVGKPMANLLLNASATVTVTHSKTKNLKEICKNADLIVAAIGKPFFLKADMVKDGAVVVDVGINRLDDGRLVGDVDFDEVAPKCSYITPVPGGVGPMTIAMLLNNTILAAQAKIASHKRA
- a CDS encoding c-type cytochrome, which produces MRSVFLFLLFCVVIFGADFITKTEYAKMLYLNPRGIGCDKCHGTKGEGSLISKYKHFDKKANKTVDDELRAPKINDIEFESFKAALTKPKGVMPSYFLTDEETTILYEYITNKINTPSKAAKAQNLGKSVSTDTTQKQPEQSTKAAPSIKATEPAKTTTAKPAESAKTATTQAPKSPVKPVTNQKDNQKTNLKTQNQKDKK
- the hemL gene encoding glutamate-1-semialdehyde 2,1-aminomutase; this translates as MTNKEAFSEAKKYIPGGVNSPVRAFGSVGGEPVMIDHAKGAYLYDVEGKKYLDFIQSWGPLIFGHCDKDIEEAIISAVKQGVSYGAPSPKETALAKLICDEFKQIDKIRFVSSGTEATMSAIRVARGYAKKDGLIKFEGCYHGHSDALLIKAGSGATTYGNASSSGVPQDVVKNTYLAVYNDIESVKAIFENNKDKIGVVIIEPIAGNMGLVPADKKFLEELRALCDKFGAVLILDEVMSGFRASRFGSYPFHEVDADLITFGKVIGGGMNVAAFGGKAEIMDCLSPEGAVYQAGTLSGNPVAMSAGIAAISKINSDTNLYSRLEKLAKKLMDGFKEAAKSAGITIQTDVRGSMFGYFFTDHAVKNYDDALKSDTKLFAKFHQTMLKRGIYLAPSQFETGFVCDAMSEADIDLAVSAAKEAFLEIKA
- a CDS encoding AtpZ/AtpI family protein; the encoded protein is MAKFKIKDIVAGAEQLSLGVSIVVAILLGTGLGYFVKKATNFTPALWIGFAIGIAAAILNVYKAYKAQVKSLDELKDETRYKGYKKDDDDEDD
- a CDS encoding MFS transporter is translated as MASSFRIIRSMGPLFLGMSLLFIGNGLVIASCSALLKQNGVGELEIGLINTGFFVGALISTITAHRVISTTGHIRAFAIFSAIFAVSAMLHAVNQNLVFWAILRAFLGYCYYALLMVIESWLNAKIPNKIRSRVIAFYEGVFYTSFGLGILILALNLNTFEIFIISAAFIMLSSIPLNLIRINQPQIPERQPINIPKIFGIVPLALVGALIAGLAINGFFSMASLFVLLQGYGTKEASFFMTVAMIGGFLAQVFIGSFSDRYGRRPAILLCSSVALISVVLFLLNGKNLMVEYLLSFFFGAGIFCTYGLSLARANDEITDKTKSVQVARALLFSYSLASLFSPLLMSYAMKIFGAFGFIYVYLVLFAGLILFALTQKTIPQHMRKEYNDRLVARTAGIATIEQNGNFADRKNKK